The Verrucomicrobiota bacterium genome includes the window AAGTGAGAAGTAATCCTTAAATTTATGACGGGTCACCCGCATGATGGGGGGCCCGTCCTTAACTCAAACATTCAAATTTAATAATAACATGGATAAAACACGCAAACTCATTATCGCTGGCAACTGGAAAATGAACAAAACCGTTGCTGAAGCGTTGCACCTCGTCAATGATCTCAAGCGCGAACTCAGTTCGGTGAAGGAAGTGGACATCGTGGTCTGCCCGCCGTTCACCGCCTTGAGCGACGTTTCCAAAGCCATCCTGGATTCCAATCTCCGCCTGGGCGCTCAAAACATGAGCGAAAACGGCGTGGGTGCGTTCACCGGCGAAATCGCCGCCGTGATGCTCAAGGAATTCTCGGTGCGTTATGTCATTCTCGGCCATAGTGAACGCCGCCAGTACCAGAAGGAAAGCGACGCGCTGATCGCCAAGAAGGCGCTGGCGGTTCATGCCGCCTCGTTGAAGCCGATCGTCTGCGTTGGGGAAACCCTCGCGGAACGCGAAGGCGGCCTGACCAACCAGGTGCTTGAAACCCAGGTCACCGGCAGTCTCGCTGGCCTGAGCAAGCAGCAGATGGATGAAACCATCGTGGCCTACGAACCCGTGTGGGCGATTGGCACTGGCAAGACTGCCACGACCGCCCAAGCGCAGGAAACGCATGCGTTCATTCGCAGCGTGCTGGCCAAGATGTATGATGACAATACCGCCCGCAAAGTGCGTATTCAATATGGCGGCAGCGTGAAGCCCAACAATGCCCGCGAACTCATGAGCCAACCCGATGTGGATGGCGCGCTGGTCGGTGGCGCGGCCCTCGAGGTCCGGAGCTTTGCCGATATTATTAAAAATTCTATTTGATTTCGGCCCCAAAGCCGCTACCTTACGCGTCTTTGAATTGAATTATGTCACTGTTTATTACATTGTTGACGGGTGTGCTGGTGATTGACTGCATCATTTTGACGTTGTTGATCCTCATGCAACTTCCCAAGAAGGAAGCGGGTCTGGGGCAGGCGTTCGGCTCCGGCGCCACAGATGCGTTGTTTGGCGCCGGCAGCGGTAACGTGCTGACGCATGCGACCACGTGGGCGGCGGGCATTTTCTTTGCGCTTGCCCTGTTGCTCACCATCCTGGGTGCCCACTCCAACTTGAACAAGAAGCGCACGCGCGACTTGGAACAAGGTTTGGCGAACCGCCCGACCAAGATGGTCACGCCGCCCGCTCCCGCAGCCACTCCGGCGCTGCAATCCACCAAGTCCACCAACGCGATACCGCTCACTGTCAGTACCAACAAGTAAGCGAACGGCCAGACTTTTCAGAACGCCTCCTGATTCATTCGGGAGGCGTTTTTGTTTGGGTGGGATGTTTAAAACCGAAATCCGAACACCGAATTCCGAAAGAAGTCCGAAGCTCGAAAACCGAACCAGAGGTCAACGAGCGAAATTCAGGATCTCAAATTCAGACAGATGGCAGATAGAGCATCCCCCATTTCTCAGCTTGATAGCGATTTGGAATTATCATCGATATTTTTCCTGGCAGAGGGTGTTAGGAAATTCGCTGCAAGTTGTTGAGGTTGAATAAAGAGGATATAAAAAATTGGGGTCTCATGGAATTGCTGGACGCGCGCGTATTTTTAGGGTAGCCAAAAGCCGGATTCGCGACTGCCAATGACGGGAACTGCCGAACTGCTGAACCTGATCGCGCCGCA containing:
- the tpiA gene encoding triose-phosphate isomerase, which codes for MDKTRKLIIAGNWKMNKTVAEALHLVNDLKRELSSVKEVDIVVCPPFTALSDVSKAILDSNLRLGAQNMSENGVGAFTGEIAAVMLKEFSVRYVILGHSERRQYQKESDALIAKKALAVHAASLKPIVCVGETLAEREGGLTNQVLETQVTGSLAGLSKQQMDETIVAYEPVWAIGTGKTATTAQAQETHAFIRSVLAKMYDDNTARKVRIQYGGSVKPNNARELMSQPDVDGALVGGAALEVRSFADIIKNSI
- the secG gene encoding preprotein translocase subunit SecG, producing MSLFITLLTGVLVIDCIILTLLILMQLPKKEAGLGQAFGSGATDALFGAGSGNVLTHATTWAAGIFFALALLLTILGAHSNLNKKRTRDLEQGLANRPTKMVTPPAPAATPALQSTKSTNAIPLTVSTNK